CGACAATCTGTGGTCGGTCAATTCTCGCGGCGAGATCTGGCGTGTGAGCACCGGCGAAGGCTCCGCCAGCCTCGTCGCCCAGCTCGACAACGCCGTGAGCCTGCCGCCGATCGTGGCGAACAATACGCTCTACGTGTTCGACGATGGCGGGCGGGTGACCGCTTTCCGCTAAACGCTATCGCGCCGTTAACCGTTATCGCGCTATGAGAGCGCGATGGGCGGGGCGACGGCGACGATGACGGGAACTGGCGGCAAGCCGCGAAGCGACGTTTCGGCGCTGACCGGGCTGGTGGGCGTTGCCGGCCTGCTGGTCTGGATCGCGATCTGCCGGTCCTGGCCGCATATCGCCTCCTCGCTGGACATTCCCGGCCCGCGTGAGCGGATGGTTGGGCCGAGCGCCGCGCTGATGGGTCTTGTTTTCGCCAGCGGCCCGATGGTGCTCTGGTCGGTCCTCGTCGAAAAGGTCCACCGCAATCCCACGACCGGGATCGACTGGTCGCTCAAGCACAGGCGCAAGCGCGATCGTTCGGTCACCTGGACCAAGATCGGGGCGCTGTGGATCACCTGGGCCATCATCGCCGCGCTTTATTGCCTGGGGCGCTGGTACTGGACCGACAATTACGCGTTCGCGCTCGACGTGCTGGCAACCGCGATCGCGCCGATGGTGGCGCTGTCCGTGCCTTACGTGATGTGGCTCGACCGGGTGATGATTGAGCCGCGCGACCACAGTTGGCATTTCGGCGCCATGCTGATGGGCCAGCTGGGTTGGGACCCCGAGCAGGTGAAGAAGCACTGGCGCGCCTGGATCATCAAGGGGTTCTTCGGTGCCTTCATGCTCTCGATCGTGCCGGGCGGCTTCGCCCATGTGGTGAATGCCGATGTGATGACAATCGCCGGCAATCCGGTCGCGCTGGGTGTCATGACGATCGAGCTGCTGTTCCTGATCGACGTGCAGATCGGGACGGTCGGCTATCTCGTCACCATGCGTCCGCTCGACGCCCATATCCGCAGCGGGAATCCTTTCGTCGCAGGATGGGTGGCGGCGCTCGTCTGTTACCCCCCTTTCGTCTGGGGCATCATCGGCAACGGGCTGGTGTTCAATTACGAACAAAACACGCGCGACTGGGGCTACTGGTTCTCGGGGCACGAAACGCTGCTCTGGGTCTGGGCGGGCTGGCTGGTCGTTCTGACGGGCATCTACGCCTGGGCGACAGTGGCGTTCGGCATCCGCTTTTCCAACCTTACCTATCGCGGCGTGATCACCAATGGGCCCTACGCCTTCACGCGCCATCCCGCCTATCTGTCGAAGAATCTGTTCTGGTGGTGCTCAGTTCTGCCGTTTCTCGTCACCAGCGGCAGCTATGTCGAGATGATCCGCAACAGCTTTTTCCTGCTGCTGGTGAACGGCATCTATTTCTGGCGCGCCAAGACCGAGGAAGCGCACCTGCTGCTGGAGGATGCGCGGTATCGCGAATACCACGCGTGGATGGGCCGCCATGGCTTGATCACCGCACCGCTCGAACGGTTGTATCGGGCGGTGCTTCCCCAGCCAGCCCCCGCATCGGAGCCGATCGGGTAGCTCAAAAGCTGTATTTGTAGACCCGATCGATGTCGCCGTTCCACTCGCCATGAAACTTGCGCAGCAGTTTCTGCGCCGGAACCTCGCCGCTGGCGACGATCTCGTCGAGCGTTTCGAGGAAGCCGGTTTCGTTGTCGCCCGAGGAATTCAGCCGGGCGCGGACATTAAGGCCTGATCGTGCGATCCGCAGCACCTCGCCCGCCAGATCGAGCAGCTTGCCGCCGCCGGGCAGCGGCGCGTCGAGCGCGAGCCTTGGCACCGCGTTCCGCAGCTCCTCGCGCTCCTCCATGTTCCAGTTCTTGACCAGATCCCACGCGGCGTCGAGCGCACCCTGATCGTAGAGCAGGCCGACCCAGAAGGCGGGCAGAGCGCAGATCCGGCTCCACGGTCCGCCATCGGCGCCGCGCATTTCGAGGAAGCTCTTGAGCCGGACTTCAGGAAAGGCGGTCGACAGGTGATCCCACCAGTCGCTCTGCGTCGGCTTCTCGCCGGGCAGGACTGCGAGCTTTCCGTCGAGAAAGTCGCGGAAGCTGTGCCCTGCCGCGTCGATGTACTTCCCGTCGCGGAAGACGAAGTACATCGGCACGTCGAGCATGTAGTCGACCCAGCGTTCGTAGCCGAAGCCGTCCTCGAACACGAAGGGCAGCATTCCGGTGCGGTGCGGGTCGGTGTCCGACCAGATGTGGCTGCGATAGGAGAGGTAGCCGTTGGGCTTGCCCTCGGTGAAGGGCGAGTTCGCGAACAGAGCGGTCGCAAGCGGTTGCAGCGCCAGCCCGGTGCGGAACTTCTGCACCATGTCCGGCTCGGAGGAATAGTCGAGATTGACCTGAATGGTGCAGGTCCGCAGCATCATGTCGAGCCCGAGGCTGCCGACGCGCGGCATGTGGCGCATCATGATCTCGTAGCGGCCCTTGGGCATGACTGGCAGATCCTCGCGGGTCTTGTCGGGCCACATGCCGAGGCCGAGGAAGCCGACCCCGCAGGCTTCACCCACTTCCTTCACCTGGGCGAGATGGCGGCCGGTCTCGGCGCAGGTATCGTGCAGGTTCTCGAGCGGGGCCCCGGACAGTTCGAGCTGGCCGGCAGGCTCGAGGCTCACCGTCCCGTCGCTCCCGCGCATGGCGATGACCTTGCCGCCTTCCTCGACCGGCTCCCAGCCGAAACGCTGCAGGCTGAGCAGGATGTCGCGTATTCCTCCGGCCTCGTCGTAGGAGGGCGCGCGGTGGTCGCTGCGGTGATAGACGAGCTTCTCGTGCTCGGTACCGATGCGCCAGTTTTCCTTCGGTTTTTCGCCAAGCTGCATCGGAGCGACCAGCTGGTCGCGGCTCTCGATGATCGGATCTTCGGCTGCCG
The genomic region above belongs to Qipengyuania spongiae and contains:
- a CDS encoding methyltransferase family protein yields the protein MGGATATMTGTGGKPRSDVSALTGLVGVAGLLVWIAICRSWPHIASSLDIPGPRERMVGPSAALMGLVFASGPMVLWSVLVEKVHRNPTTGIDWSLKHRRKRDRSVTWTKIGALWITWAIIAALYCLGRWYWTDNYAFALDVLATAIAPMVALSVPYVMWLDRVMIEPRDHSWHFGAMLMGQLGWDPEQVKKHWRAWIIKGFFGAFMLSIVPGGFAHVVNADVMTIAGNPVALGVMTIELLFLIDVQIGTVGYLVTMRPLDAHIRSGNPFVAGWVAALVCYPPFVWGIIGNGLVFNYEQNTRDWGYWFSGHETLLWVWAGWLVVLTGIYAWATVAFGIRFSNLTYRGVITNGPYAFTRHPAYLSKNLFWWCSVLPFLVTSGSYVEMIRNSFFLLLVNGIYFWRAKTEEAHLLLEDARYREYHAWMGRHGLITAPLERLYRAVLPQPAPASEPIG
- a CDS encoding glutamate--cysteine ligase, whose translation is MSTRDTSAAEDPIIESRDQLVAPMQLGEKPKENWRIGTEHEKLVYHRSDHRAPSYDEAGGIRDILLSLQRFGWEPVEEGGKVIAMRGSDGTVSLEPAGQLELSGAPLENLHDTCAETGRHLAQVKEVGEACGVGFLGLGMWPDKTREDLPVMPKGRYEIMMRHMPRVGSLGLDMMLRTCTIQVNLDYSSEPDMVQKFRTGLALQPLATALFANSPFTEGKPNGYLSYRSHIWSDTDPHRTGMLPFVFEDGFGYERWVDYMLDVPMYFVFRDGKYIDAAGHSFRDFLDGKLAVLPGEKPTQSDWWDHLSTAFPEVRLKSFLEMRGADGGPWSRICALPAFWVGLLYDQGALDAAWDLVKNWNMEEREELRNAVPRLALDAPLPGGGKLLDLAGEVLRIARSGLNVRARLNSSGDNETGFLETLDEIVASGEVPAQKLLRKFHGEWNGDIDRVYKYSF